The following are from one region of the Aquirufa lenticrescens genome:
- a CDS encoding helix-turn-helix domain-containing protein — protein sequence MSNVGSLYLFSLVSSLCLLFGLNFLIRKGNLVVAKILAVQFLILAYLVVAAYYLMPEVIVVTPYFYRTSAPLFYILPPLNFMFLWYLLHPRAKFQWIHLIFFLPFLLQLIENTPYYLSSKQVKIEEVKWMLAQGDYFAYNPRFLWFDPYYHVYAKVLMYFVFYIAMVYYYIQFRRDKQNEILFQKGVFHFWIIGILLFRFCTIFYLWYLFIYTDSGKSSFITTDYLLIAEFVFHLFYLAINPKLLDVKILAENLRGPEKEELVLSDEEEMRLKALASKVDEYFKTTEVFLNSQLTAELLGSLTGHPHRLIGQAIKHTHGISFRDYLNNYRIAYIEEKLSDPAYLAKASIETIAEASGFGSRQSFYTAFKKAKGCTPKEYFNSRIG from the coding sequence ATGTCAAACGTCGGATCCTTGTACCTTTTCTCTTTAGTGAGCTCGCTGTGCTTGCTCTTTGGTCTGAATTTTTTGATCAGAAAAGGGAATTTAGTTGTTGCTAAAATCTTAGCGGTACAGTTTTTAATCCTTGCCTATTTAGTGGTTGCGGCTTATTATTTAATGCCGGAAGTGATTGTGGTGACCCCCTACTTCTATCGGACTTCTGCTCCGCTTTTTTATATTTTGCCGCCCTTAAATTTCATGTTCTTGTGGTATTTGTTACATCCGCGCGCAAAATTCCAATGGATTCATTTGATCTTCTTTTTACCATTCCTGCTACAACTCATAGAGAATACGCCTTACTATTTGAGTTCCAAACAAGTGAAAATAGAAGAGGTGAAGTGGATGCTCGCACAGGGAGATTATTTCGCTTATAATCCGCGTTTTTTGTGGTTCGATCCCTACTACCACGTGTATGCAAAAGTGTTGATGTACTTCGTGTTCTACATTGCGATGGTGTATTATTATATTCAATTTAGACGGGATAAACAGAATGAGATTTTGTTCCAAAAAGGGGTTTTCCATTTCTGGATCATCGGGATTCTGCTCTTTCGGTTCTGTACCATTTTTTATTTGTGGTATCTTTTCATCTATACAGACAGCGGCAAATCGTCCTTTATCACGACGGATTATCTTTTAATCGCGGAGTTTGTTTTCCATCTGTTTTACCTTGCTATTAATCCCAAACTACTGGATGTCAAAATCCTTGCTGAGAATCTACGCGGCCCGGAAAAAGAGGAACTTGTTCTTAGTGACGAAGAGGAAATGAGATTGAAAGCCTTAGCATCAAAAGTGGACGAGTACTTTAAAACCACGGAGGTGTTCTTGAATTCACAATTGACAGCGGAATTATTAGGTTCTCTGACAGGTCATCCGCACCGACTGATAGGGCAGGCAATCAAACATACGCACGGTATTTCATTCCGCGATTATTTGAACAATTACCGGATTGCGTACATCGAAGAAAAGTTGAGTGACCCTGCTTATTTGGCCAAAGCATCCATCGAAACGATCGCAGAAGCGTCCGGTTTCGGTTCTCGCCAAAGCTTCTACACCGCCTTTAAGAAAGCCAAAGGCTGTACCCCTAAGGAGTATTTCAACTCCAGAATAGGTTAG
- a CDS encoding helix-turn-helix transcriptional regulator: protein MLTIVELCYDFVISTLVGLFGLHLITKKGMLASKFLGLYFLIFCARIILAYFATGGRLQEYPHLYMVGSPIHFLAPPVAFLFVYFMLYPAQKCKIWHCLLFLPFVLHLAELLPFYFGPVENKLSEIQLVMKYKSLVNYPGTVTYFPPRILSFLKVSGSTIYAIASFLLVLHFIRKNSYKRSFVINWLLAYTSLSLLSIVFIIAYVMGIIGFNNLQFSYADLLMHLAAFLNVGIVLYRPDLLDAVTFQSLVNRLQPEQRHPEPDEDAEKLKKYEGFAQRLEEYFVAQKPFLQSDASLDNTAKSIGISARELSRTTQYIYELNYPDFVNSWRINYIVEQRKQHESWRTMSQDLMAEQAGFGSRQGLHNAINKLHHITPAAFFAQKDVE from the coding sequence TTGCTAACTATCGTTGAACTATGCTATGATTTCGTGATCTCCACGCTGGTGGGATTGTTTGGGCTGCACCTGATTACGAAGAAGGGTATGCTGGCGTCGAAGTTTTTAGGGCTGTATTTTTTGATCTTTTGCGCTCGTATTATTTTAGCGTATTTTGCTACGGGCGGTCGCCTACAAGAGTACCCGCATTTGTATATGGTAGGTTCTCCTATTCATTTCTTAGCGCCTCCTGTTGCTTTCTTGTTTGTTTATTTTATGCTGTATCCTGCCCAAAAATGTAAGATTTGGCATTGCTTATTATTTCTTCCTTTTGTCTTGCATCTGGCAGAGTTATTGCCGTTTTATTTTGGCCCAGTTGAGAATAAGCTAAGCGAGATTCAACTCGTGATGAAATATAAATCTTTAGTTAATTATCCGGGTACGGTCACCTACTTTCCACCTAGAATCTTGTCCTTTTTGAAGGTTAGCGGATCTACGATTTATGCCATTGCGTCATTCCTCCTGGTCCTCCATTTCATTCGTAAAAACAGCTACAAGCGAAGCTTCGTTATCAATTGGTTGCTTGCCTACACTAGCTTAAGTCTGCTGTCCATTGTATTTATTATCGCCTATGTGATGGGCATCATTGGGTTTAATAATCTACAATTCTCTTATGCGGATCTCTTGATGCATTTAGCCGCATTCCTGAATGTAGGGATTGTTTTATATCGTCCTGACTTGTTAGATGCTGTAACTTTCCAAAGCCTAGTGAATCGCTTGCAACCAGAGCAACGTCATCCTGAGCCAGATGAAGATGCGGAGAAATTGAAAAAATACGAGGGATTTGCCCAGCGATTAGAGGAGTATTTCGTAGCTCAAAAACCTTTTTTACAAAGCGATGCCAGCTTGGATAATACCGCTAAATCGATTGGTATTTCAGCGCGAGAATTATCGCGTACCACACAGTATATCTACGAGTTAAACTATCCAGATTTTGTCAATTCGTGGCGGATCAATTATATCGTGGAGCAGCGTAAACAGCACGAATCATGGCGGACGATGTCTCAGGACTTGATGGCGGAACAAGCCGGTTTTGGGTCTAGACAAGGACTTCATAATGCCATTAATAAGCTTCATCATATCACTCCGGCCGCTTTTTTTGCTCAAAAAGACGTAGAATAA
- a CDS encoding type II toxin-antitoxin system HipA family toxin, giving the protein MAYRSVFVYADWEGLPEEKMLMGQLQSELLRGKEVFSFVYSKEWLSSNFAQILDPDLVFSEGLQYLSDDKTNFGLFLDSSPDRWGRVLLRRREAAMARLEKRAMQNLTELDFLLGVFDGNRMGGLRYKREMDGPFLDDNKQYAVPAWTSIRELEQISLRLESEEAVQDPDYLRWLSLLVAPGSSLGGARPKASVADVNGHLWIAKFPSGQDTFDVGGWELVTHRLALKVGLEMAEAKAKIYSTKHHTFLTKRFDRTSAGKRKHFASAMTLLGYSDGQDGASYLELADFIIQQGANVSSDLVQLWRRMAFSIAVSNVDDHLRNHGFLWSKEGWILSPAYDINPVETGTGLHLNISDVDNALDWDLLRETAPFFRIEAEQAEKIIVEVKTAVQGWEKEAKAVGIPLLDRDLKANAFRMAFIP; this is encoded by the coding sequence ATGGCTTATCGAAGTGTTTTTGTATATGCTGATTGGGAGGGTTTGCCAGAGGAGAAAATGCTCATGGGTCAACTGCAATCGGAACTATTGCGAGGAAAAGAGGTATTTTCTTTTGTTTATTCGAAGGAATGGTTGTCGAGTAATTTTGCGCAAATATTGGATCCCGATTTAGTTTTTAGTGAGGGGTTGCAGTATTTGAGTGATGATAAAACGAATTTTGGATTGTTTTTAGATTCATCGCCGGATCGCTGGGGAAGAGTTTTGTTGCGTAGGAGGGAGGCGGCTATGGCGCGTTTGGAGAAAAGGGCTATGCAAAATTTGACCGAACTGGATTTTTTGTTGGGTGTTTTTGACGGAAATCGGATGGGAGGATTGCGTTATAAAAGGGAAATGGATGGACCTTTTTTGGACGATAACAAACAATACGCGGTTCCGGCCTGGACTTCCATTAGAGAATTAGAACAGATAAGTTTGCGTTTAGAAAGCGAGGAAGCGGTTCAGGATCCTGATTATTTGCGGTGGTTAAGCTTATTAGTGGCGCCTGGATCTTCCTTAGGGGGCGCTCGCCCAAAAGCAAGTGTTGCAGATGTGAACGGGCACCTTTGGATCGCCAAATTCCCCAGTGGACAAGATACGTTTGATGTAGGTGGCTGGGAATTGGTAACGCATCGTTTGGCATTAAAAGTGGGCCTTGAAATGGCTGAGGCAAAAGCTAAAATCTATTCAACAAAGCACCATACTTTTTTAACGAAACGCTTTGATCGAACAAGTGCTGGCAAAAGAAAACATTTTGCTTCTGCGATGACACTTTTAGGCTATTCCGATGGACAAGATGGCGCTAGTTATCTTGAATTAGCTGATTTTATCATACAACAGGGTGCGAATGTTTCGAGTGATTTAGTTCAATTGTGGAGACGAATGGCCTTTTCTATTGCCGTTTCTAATGTGGATGACCACCTTAGAAATCACGGTTTTTTGTGGTCCAAAGAAGGATGGATTTTATCCCCGGCTTATGATATTAATCCCGTTGAAACAGGTACAGGTCTTCATTTAAATATCTCTGATGTGGATAATGCGTTGGATTGGGATCTACTCAGAGAGACCGCGCCATTCTTTAGAATAGAAGCAGAGCAAGCAGAAAAGATTATTGTAGAAGTGAAAACAGCCGTTCAGGGCTGGGAGAAAGAAGCAAAAGCTGTTGGAATTCCTTTATTAGACCGTGATTTAAAAGCAAATGCGTTCCGTATGGCTTTCATTCCCTAA
- a CDS encoding helix-turn-helix domain-containing protein codes for MANSGFPLMPKYQRILSGMGENIKLARLRRKLSAEQVAMRAGISRPTLVSIEKGVDSVSMGAYFMVLHVLNLSSDFLLLAKDDVLGRRLQDLELVTKQRAPKK; via the coding sequence ATGGCGAATTCGGGATTTCCACTTATGCCTAAATACCAACGAATTTTGAGTGGTATGGGTGAGAATATTAAGCTAGCGCGTTTGCGCAGAAAATTGAGCGCTGAGCAAGTGGCTATGCGGGCAGGGATTAGTCGTCCTACGCTTGTTTCGATTGAAAAAGGGGTGGATTCTGTCAGTATGGGGGCGTATTTTATGGTATTGCACGTGCTAAATTTATCCTCTGATTTTTTGCTACTTGCAAAGGATGATGTGCTGGGAAGGAGATTACAGGATTTGGAATTAGTGACAAAGCAACGCGCGCCTAAAAAATAA
- a CDS encoding TlpA family protein disulfide reductase, with the protein MNRFFALLLFIPLFTQAQFKITVSRTKDPVYFRGTLFDEKNYLAKDTVRGTLLTSKTPIKGGIYYLQFAPSKERIYFNIENNDKFTLTFSGPAYLDSAHSSDPKNEVFLNYQRLEKSFAVIDSLYQVEIARGRKFKFAEKAAFFQSKTTALVAFRKKALLSLPPTSTLALYFKSLNSLDESVPSRTDYAARSKFFSRIPFSDGKLLFTPVFRSLLVEYLSYYPLQADSIRVGVEKAMSKIDCGAKSYPFVFDYFSTVMKNRNIVGNTEGYAWFLTKYGVGNACGAFTAAQKKAFKEEADKLSALKSNAVAANIVLKDTAGATQDLHKFASENDYTLLMFYAPTCDHCQKEVPEIDSTTSVISRIMNLKIGRFAVCNEPGVSRAVWLDFISKYRVNTNVLHVDLPANSPLRSTYDAFSNPTFYLLNRKGEIIAKKISPTTLRKYFAGLQSSRPNVP; encoded by the coding sequence ATGAACAGATTCTTTGCCCTTTTACTTTTCATCCCGCTTTTTACCCAGGCGCAGTTTAAAATCACTGTTTCTCGCACAAAAGACCCCGTTTATTTCCGTGGAACCCTGTTTGATGAGAAGAATTATTTGGCCAAAGACACTGTGCGCGGCACGCTTTTAACATCGAAAACTCCCATCAAAGGCGGTATTTATTACCTACAATTCGCTCCGTCTAAGGAGCGCATCTACTTCAATATCGAGAACAACGATAAATTCACTTTGACCTTTTCCGGCCCGGCCTATTTAGATTCAGCACACTCCTCAGACCCAAAAAACGAAGTCTTTTTAAACTACCAAAGACTCGAAAAATCCTTTGCCGTCATCGACTCCCTGTACCAGGTAGAAATTGCCCGCGGTCGCAAGTTCAAGTTCGCGGAGAAAGCTGCCTTTTTCCAGTCCAAAACGACTGCCTTAGTAGCCTTCCGCAAGAAAGCACTTTTGTCGCTTCCCCCCACTTCTACGCTTGCACTCTATTTTAAATCACTGAATTCGCTGGACGAATCCGTACCAAGCCGTACGGATTATGCAGCTCGCTCTAAGTTCTTTTCTCGCATCCCTTTTAGCGATGGGAAGTTATTGTTCACCCCCGTTTTCCGTTCTTTGCTCGTAGAATACCTCTCCTATTATCCTTTGCAAGCTGATTCGATCCGTGTAGGTGTAGAAAAAGCGATGTCCAAAATCGACTGCGGCGCCAAATCCTATCCCTTCGTTTTCGACTATTTCTCCACCGTGATGAAGAACCGAAACATCGTGGGCAACACAGAGGGCTATGCCTGGTTTTTAACCAAATACGGGGTAGGGAATGCGTGCGGCGCGTTTACCGCCGCGCAGAAAAAAGCCTTTAAAGAAGAAGCCGATAAATTGAGCGCCTTGAAATCGAACGCAGTCGCCGCAAACATCGTGCTAAAAGACACCGCCGGCGCCACCCAGGACCTCCACAAATTCGCATCAGAGAACGATTACACCCTCCTAATGTTCTACGCACCCACCTGTGATCATTGCCAAAAAGAGGTCCCCGAAATCGACTCCACCACCTCCGTCATCTCCCGCATCATGAACCTAAAAATAGGGCGCTTCGCGGTTTGCAACGAACCCGGCGTATCCCGCGCGGTTTGGCTAGATTTCATTTCTAAATACCGCGTAAACACGAACGTCCTCCACGTCGACCTACCCGCTAATTCCCCCTTGCGCAGCACCTACGACGCCTTCTCAAACCCCACCTTTTATCTCTTAAACCGCAAAGGCGAAATCATCGCTAAAAAAATCAGCCCCACCACCCTCCGAAAATACTTCGCCGGCCTACAGTCCTCGCGACCTAATGTGCCATAG